From a region of the Salvelinus alpinus chromosome 2, SLU_Salpinus.1, whole genome shotgun sequence genome:
- the LOC139541557 gene encoding B-cell receptor CD22-like — MVRAAAEGVCGFVHIVSGLQVKVTPATEGQTTLTCITTCTLTGNPTYIWYKNGQIVTDNTSPYSVYSNALDSYSCTVNGQEDLRSPAVCVQGQRCNRVTYTKRRICVLKGSTVDISCTYVGYYSTTSSFWFRSDKSTPEDLTRDPGYAGRVEHTGTYKDPSSLRITDLREEDSAEYRFTFKTNYIEWGRSFPGTTLSVTSLQVKVTPAAEGQKTLTCSTTCTLTDNPNPTYIWYKNGQRLHEPVSQQHSSNLLVVWDSSVNIYSCAVEGHEDLHSPVVCFQVEVTPTRWATSTLTCSTTCILTGNPTYIWYKNGLIVTDNTSPYSVYSNAADSYSCAVKGHEDLHSPAVCVQGQRCSRVTYTKRRICVLKGSTVDISCTYVGYYSTTSTFWFRSDKLTPEDLTRDPGYAGRVEHTGTYRGPFTLRITDLREEDSAEYRFTFKTYNFEWGRSFPGTTLTVTGLQVKVTPAAEGQKTLTCSTTCTLTDKPNPTYIWYKNGWNVQDNSSPMYSISSEDVDSSFYCAVKGHEDLHSPAVYKPKNTSVSVSPSGEIVEGSSVTLTCSSDANPPVQSYTWWYKKNGGEYQSMTGPQHVFSQIQSSDTGEYYCEAQNEMGTDRSRTINMDVKYGPKNTSMSVSPSGEIVEGSSVTLTCSSDANPPVDKYTWYKKNEASLTGSEKTYNFTTISSEDSGEYYCEAENKYGRLNSSSVSVDVQYGPKNTSVSVSPSGEIVEGSSVTLTCSSDANPPVDKYTWYFQNKTFLNGFEQIYNISNFKSKDNGHYHCEAWNGRGSRNSTALMIILPGKQTVLTAAVGITVVVLVVILCLSGLMWFRKKASKSTSDTRDTSENVQGDSSPVYDNISGMVMTSTAAQTAATVDQDDVHYASVHFSRSKIQEVPLYSTVQLPQPQKQDEDVQYDAVKFNWPSNSNRPTAAQAAGDSSAIYSRVNKPRRAEHNKPRTKRT; from the exons ATGGTCAGAGCTGCAGCAGA AGGTGTATGTGGTTTTGTACATATTGTTTCAGGTctgcaggtgaaggtgactcctGCTACAGAGGGACAGACAACGCTGACCTGTatcaccacctgtactctgactggtaaccccacctacatctggtacaagaacggacagATAGTAACTGACAACACTTCCCCCTATTCAGTCTACTCTAATGCTTTAGACAGTTACTCCTGTACTGTAAATGGCCAAGAGGATCTCCGCTCTCCTGCAGTCT GTGTTCAGGGTCAGAGATGCAACAGAGTGACTTACACCAAGAGGAGAATCTGTGtcttgaaggggtcaacagtggacaTATCCTGTACTTATGTTGGTTATTATTCCACCACATCATCATTCTGGTTTAGAAGTGATAAGTCGACCCCTGAAGACCTAACCAGAGACCCAGGGTATGCAGGTCGTGTGGAGCACACTGGAACATACAAAGATCCCTCCTCCCTGAGAATCACAGATCTGAGAGAGGAAGACTCAGCTGAGTATCGCTTCACCTTTAAAACAAACTACATTGAATGGGGTCGTAGTTTCCCAGGAACAACTCTGTCTGTCACAA GTctgcaggtgaaggtgactcctgctgcagagggacagaagacactgacctgtagcaccacctgtactctgactgacaaccccaaccccacctacatctggtacaagaacggacaacGTCTACATGAGCCTGTTTCCCAACAACACTCTAGTAATTTGCTGGTGGTCTGGGATTCGTCTGTGAACATTTACTCCTGTGCTGTTGAAGGTCATGAGGACCTCCACTCTCCTGTAGTTT GTTTTCAGGTGGAGGTGACTCCAACACGGTGGGCAACATcaacactgacctgtagcaccacctgtattctgactggtaaccccacctacatctggtacaagaacggactGATAGTAACTGACAACACTTCCCCCTATTCAGTCTACTCTAATGCTGCAGAcagttactcctgtgctgtaaaaggccatgaggatctccactctcctgcagtgt GTGTTCAGGGTCAGCGCTGCAGCAGAGTGACTTACACCAAGAGGAGAATCTGTGTCTTGAAAGGATCAACAGTGGACATATCCTGTACTTATGTTGGTTATTATTCCACCACATCAACATTCTGGTTTAGAAGTGATAAGTTGACCCCTGAAGATCTAACCAGAGACCCAGGGTATGCAGGTCGTGTGGAGCACACTGGAACATACAGAGGTCCCTtcaccctgagaatcacagatcTGAGAGAGGAGGACTCAGCTGAATATCGCTTCACTTTTAAAACATACAACTTTGAATGGGGTCGTAGTTTCCCAGGAACAACTCTGACTGTTACAG GTctgcaggtgaaggtgactcctgctgcagagggacagaagacactgacctgtagcaccacatgtactctgactgacaaacccaaccccacctacatctggtacaagaatgGATGGAATGTACAAGATAACTCCTCCCCCATGTACTCCATCAGCAGTGAGGATGTAGACAGTTCATTCTActgtgctgtaaaaggccatgaggatctccactctcctgcagtgt ATAAACCAaagaacacctcagtgtcagtcagtccctctggtgaaatagtggagggcagttcagtgactctgacctgcagcagtgatgccaacccacctgtgcAGAGTTACACCTGGTGGTACAAGAAGAATGGAGGTGAATATCAGAGTATGACAGGACCACAGCATGTCTTCAGTCAAATCCAGTCATCAGACACTGGAGAGTACTACTGTGAGGCCCAGAATGAGATGGGGACAGACAGGTCTAGGACCATAAACATGGATGTGAAGT ATGGCCCAAAGAACACCTCaatgtcagtcagtccctctggtgaaatagtggagggcagttcagtgactctgacctgcagcagtgatgccaacccacctgtggacaaatacacctggtacaagaagaaTGAAGCTTCACTGACAGGATCTGAAAAGACATACAATTTCACGACCATCAGCTCTGAGGACAGTGGAGAATACTACTGTGAGGCTGAGAATAAATATGGACGTCTCAACTCTTCTTCTGTGTCTGTGGACGTTCAGT ATGGCCCAaagaacacctcagtgtcagtcagtccctctggtgaaatagtggagggcagttcagtgactctgacctgcagcagtgatgccaacccacctgtagacaaatacacctggtactTTCAAAATAAGACTTTTCTAAATGGATTTGAACAGATCTACAACATAAGTAACTTCAAGTCTAAGGACAATGGACATTACCACTGTGAGGCCTGGAATGGAAGAGGATCTAGGAACTCTACAGCTCTGATGATCATTTTACCAG GGAAACAAACAGTTCTGACTGCAGCTGTAGGAATCACAGTGGTTGTTCTGGTTgtcatcctctgtctctctggactcATGTGGTTCAG GAAGAAGGCCTCCAAATCCACCTCTGACACAAGAGACACATCAGAGAATGTACAG ggAGACTCTAGTCCAGTGTATGACAACATCTCAGGCATGGTCATGACCTCTACTGCAGCACAGACAGCAGCCACCGTCGACCAGGATGACGTTCACTACGCCAGCGTCCACTTCTCTCGCTCCAAAATCCAGGAAGTGCCTCTGTACTCCACCGTCCAGCTGCCTCAACCCCAGAAACAGGATGAGGATGTCCAGTACGATGCTGTGAAATTCAACTGGCCCAGTAACTCCAACCG aCCCACGGCAGCACAAGCAGCTGGGGACTCCTCTGCGATCTATAGTAGAGTCAACAAACCCAGAAGagctgaacacaacaaacccagaaccaagaggacctga
- the LOC139541564 gene encoding Fc receptor-like protein 2 — protein sequence MALRTAGSVLVVFLWSVAGVLGQYTVRSVCALKGSSVDLRCPIPSVTQVTKIVWYYTWLNGKPYDLRRDPNYEGRVKYHGTTEKDCILRITDLRQSDIATYYFRYKTNQYSEWTYGSYGFTLSLTDIKVERIYDNTLTCKTTCTLTGNPTYIWYKNRQHLDESTSPQYKDPVSSNYVDSYSCAVKGHEDLRSPAVCAQGHDCWSVTYTKRRICVLKGSTVNISCSYTHPTSYIEQGSFWFTQKHTVDLKSYPEYASRVEYNRNTENHHTMTITHLTEKDSAEHKFRLRTTNKGRFSGLPGVMLTVTDILLEMDPTSVSEGERVTLRCRTKCTVGLNPTYIWYKNRQRLTNPVSSYNSLILNPVTSYNSLILDPVTSYNSLILDPVISYNSLILDQVISEDAGNYSCAVKGLERILSPEETLTVRYGPKNTSMSVSPSGEIVEGSSVTLTCSSDANPPVDKYTWYKKNVTSPKASGQSYSITNIISEDSGEYYCEVQNGRGSMNSTALMIIVAGKQTSVLTAASVRPDCNSDTYTALNMRTMSPDYDTLASVHPDPNSDTYTPLNMKTRSPEYDTLAGVELESTRLVIRYPDRWMQRTPPSPHRTNPIGLNTSSAFQYASTE from the exons GTGTTCTGGGACAATATACTGTGAGGAGTGTCTGTGCCTTAAAGGGGTCATCAGTGGACCTGCGCTGTCCTATTCCCAGTGTGACCCAAGTCACAAAGATAGTCTGGTATTACACATGGTTGAATGGTAAGCCTTATGATCTGAGAAGGGACCCTAATTATGAAGGTCGTGTGAAGTACCATGGAACTACAGAGAAAGACTGCATcctgagaatcacagacctgagacagagtgacatagCAACATATTACTTCAGATATAAAACAAACCAGTATTCAGAATGGACATATGGCTCATATGGATTCACTCTCAGTCTCACAG ATATAAAGGTGGAGAGAATATATGACAACACACTGACCTGTAaaaccacctgtactctgactggtaaccccacatacatctggtacaagaacagACAACATCTAGATGAGAGCACCTCCCCCCAGTACAAAGACCCAGTCTCCAGTAACTATGTAGAcagttactcctgtgctgtaaaaggccatgaggatctccgctctcctgcagtgt GTGCTCAGGGTCACGACTGCTGGAGTGTGACTTACACCAAGAGGAGAATCTGTGTCTTGAAGGGCTCCACAGTGAACATATCCTGCTCTTACACTCATCCCACTAGTTATATAGAACAAGGTTCATTCTGGTttacacagaaacacactgtagatCTCAAGTCATATCCAGAGTATGCAAGtcgtgtggagtacaatagaaacacagagaaccaccacaccatgacaatAACACACCTGACAGAGAAGGACTCGGCTGAACACAAATTCAGATTACGAACAACAAATAAGGGGAGATTTTCTGGCCTTCCTGGTGTGATGTTGACTGTCACAG ATATCCTGTTGGAGATGGATCCTACGTCTGtgtcagagggggagagagtcacACTGAGATGTAGAACCAAATGTACAGTCGGTCtcaaccccacctacatctggtacaagaacagACAACGTCTAACCAACCCAGTCAGCAGTTATAACAGTCTGATCCTAAACCCAGTCACCAGTTATAACAGCCTGATCCTAGACCCAGTCACCAGTTATAACAGTCTGATCCTAGACCCAGTCATCAGTTATAACAGCCTGATCCTAGACCAAGTCATCAGTGAGGATGCAGGGAActactcctgtgctgtaaaaggctTAGAGAGAATCCTCTCTCCAGAAGAGACTCTCACTGTCAGAT ATGGTCCAAAGAACACCTCaatgtcagtcagtccctctggtgaaatagtggagggcagttcagtgactctgacctgcagcagtgatgccaacccacctgtggacaaatacacctggtacaagaagaaCGTAACCTCACCAAAAGCATCAGGACAGAGTTACAGCATCACTAACATCATCTCTGAGGACAGTGGAGAATATTACTGTGAGGTCCAGAATGGAAGAGGATCTATGAACTCTACAGCTCTGATGATCATTGTAGCAG GGAAACAGACCTCAGTTCTGACTGCAGCT agtgTCCGTCCTGACTGTAACAGTGACACGTACACAGCTCTGAACATGAGGACCATGTCCCCTGACTATGACACTCTGGCA AGTGTCCATCCTGACCCTAACAGTGATACGTACACACCTCTGAACATGAAGACCAGGTCACCAGAGTATGACACCCTggca ggggtggagcTGGAGAGCACCAGGCTGGTGATCAGGTACCCAGACCGCTGGATGCAGagaacccctccctctcctcatagAACCAACCCTATAGGCCTCAACACCTCCTCAGCcttccagtacgcctccacagaGTAA